A genomic window from Flavobacterium azooxidireducens includes:
- the rnc gene encoding ribonuclease III: protein MNVFKKIFTKNSRPLEGGIFFEAIHKILGFKPNNIEFYQKAFTHRSSNKLDLKGNPINYERLEFLGDAMLSAVIAGHLFNEVPSGDEGYLTKMRSKIVSREHLNELGRDLNLIQLVDSKVPFQHFGENIHGNIFEALVGAIFLDKGYPYCEKFIYKRVIVPYVDIAKLEGKVISYKSLVIEWCQKEKKPFHFDVFDDNGNDGQRYFGVKLSIDNKIIAKARATSKKKAEEIASKRAFFAFQEKMDKKL, encoded by the coding sequence ATGAACGTTTTTAAAAAAATATTTACCAAAAATTCCCGTCCTCTAGAAGGCGGGATTTTTTTTGAAGCTATTCATAAAATACTGGGATTCAAACCAAATAACATTGAATTTTATCAAAAAGCATTTACCCATCGATCTTCCAATAAACTGGATTTAAAAGGGAATCCGATTAATTATGAACGTCTAGAATTTTTAGGTGATGCCATGTTGAGTGCCGTTATTGCCGGGCATTTGTTTAACGAAGTTCCTTCCGGAGACGAAGGTTATCTAACCAAAATGCGTTCTAAAATTGTGAGTCGTGAGCATTTGAATGAACTCGGTCGTGATTTAAATTTGATTCAATTGGTAGATAGTAAGGTTCCGTTTCAACATTTTGGCGAAAATATTCACGGTAATATTTTTGAAGCATTAGTAGGAGCCATTTTTTTAGATAAAGGATATCCGTATTGCGAAAAATTTATCTACAAAAGAGTTATCGTTCCTTATGTTGATATTGCTAAATTGGAAGGAAAAGTCATTAGTTACAAAAGTTTAGTAATCGAATGGTGTCAAAAAGAGAAAAAACCTTTTCATTTTGATGTTTTTGATGATAACGGAAATGACGGCCAACGTTATTTTGGTGTTAAGTTAAGCATCGATAACAAGATAATTGCCAAAGCAAGAGCTACTTCCAAAAAGAAAGCAGAAGAAATTGCTTCGAAACGTGCCTTTTTCGCTTTCCAAGAAAAAATGGACAAAAAATTATAG
- a CDS encoding IPExxxVDY family protein: MAIHKLFIDDFEEADYQLIAIHTTLENYRVAYFINQNLPILLHRNKKEILIGTEKQKKGFSNFHFEDNKKEIFWTLIENKREISLPQKNKIITLFKEEQEFSNTIYFLPEFKNVDFFLKIEGDESQININKIITKLNTIDQIATVYAVDKSRIKSKNNLIF; encoded by the coding sequence ATGGCTATTCATAAATTATTCATTGACGACTTCGAAGAAGCAGATTATCAGTTAATCGCCATTCATACCACCTTGGAAAACTATCGAGTTGCGTATTTTATAAACCAAAATCTACCTATTTTACTTCATCGAAACAAAAAAGAAATTCTGATTGGAACAGAAAAACAAAAAAAAGGTTTTTCAAACTTTCATTTTGAAGACAACAAAAAAGAAATTTTTTGGACTTTAATTGAAAATAAAAGGGAAATTTCTCTTCCTCAGAAAAACAAAATCATCACTCTTTTTAAAGAAGAACAGGAATTTAGTAATACTATTTACTTTTTACCTGAATTTAAAAATGTAGATTTTTTTCTAAAAATTGAAGGCGATGAAAGCCAGATAAACATCAATAAAATAATAACAAAACTAAATACTATCGACCAAATTGCAACGGTTTATGCCGTAGATAAAAGTCGAATAAAATCTAAAAACAATTTAATTTTTTAA
- the pyk gene encoding pyruvate kinase codes for MPINKKTKIVATLGPACSTKEVIKNMIDAGVNVFRINFSHADYEDVKERINIIRGLNDEFGYTTAILADLQGPKLRVGVMKEDVVVSKGDIITFQTAEDVPGTAERVYMNYKEFPRDVNPGEKILLDDGKLMFEALETNGTTEVVCKVIQGGPLKSKKGVNLPNTKVSLPALTKKDIKDALFAIENEVDWIALSFVRTPKDLEELQDLIAKHSSYKIPIIAKIEKPEAVENIDKIVAFCDGLMVARGDLGVEVPAEEVPLIQKKLIHRAKTARIPVIVATQMMETMITSLTPTRAEVNDVANSVMDGADAVMLSGETSVGNYPVEVIETMSKIIRSVEDSPLIQVPHNPPHVRTKRFITKSICYHAAIMANEIKAKAISTLTNSGYTAFQISAWRPSAHILVFTSNKRILTQLNLLWGVRSFYYDKFASTDDTVEDVNKLAKEKGFVEKGDMVINLAAMPIAEKGMVNTLRVSDIS; via the coding sequence ATGCCAATCAACAAAAAAACCAAAATTGTTGCCACATTAGGGCCAGCTTGTAGCACCAAAGAAGTTATTAAAAACATGATTGATGCCGGAGTAAATGTATTCCGTATTAATTTTTCGCATGCTGATTATGAAGATGTGAAAGAACGCATCAACATCATCCGTGGATTAAATGATGAATTTGGATACACAACTGCCATTTTAGCCGATTTGCAAGGCCCAAAACTACGTGTAGGCGTGATGAAAGAAGATGTTGTAGTGAGCAAAGGTGATATTATTACTTTTCAAACTGCAGAAGATGTTCCCGGAACGGCTGAACGTGTTTATATGAATTACAAAGAATTTCCGAGAGATGTAAATCCGGGTGAAAAAATTCTTTTAGACGATGGAAAATTAATGTTCGAAGCTCTTGAAACCAATGGAACAACTGAAGTAGTTTGTAAAGTTATTCAAGGAGGACCATTAAAATCGAAAAAAGGTGTAAATCTTCCGAATACAAAAGTTTCTTTGCCGGCTTTGACCAAAAAAGATATCAAAGATGCTCTTTTTGCTATTGAAAATGAAGTAGATTGGATTGCACTTTCTTTCGTGAGAACGCCAAAAGATTTAGAAGAATTGCAGGATTTGATTGCAAAACATTCTTCGTATAAAATTCCGATTATTGCTAAAATCGAGAAACCGGAAGCGGTGGAAAACATTGATAAAATTGTTGCTTTTTGCGATGGCTTGATGGTTGCTCGTGGTGATTTGGGTGTAGAAGTTCCCGCGGAGGAAGTTCCGTTGATTCAGAAAAAACTGATTCACAGAGCCAAAACAGCACGAATTCCTGTTATTGTTGCTACTCAAATGATGGAAACAATGATTACTAGTTTAACCCCAACTAGAGCAGAAGTAAACGACGTTGCCAACTCTGTTATGGATGGTGCCGATGCCGTAATGCTTTCCGGAGAAACTTCGGTAGGAAACTATCCTGTGGAAGTGATTGAAACGATGTCAAAAATCATTCGATCAGTTGAAGACAGTCCGCTAATTCAAGTTCCGCATAATCCTCCTCACGTTCGCACAAAACGATTTATTACCAAATCAATTTGTTATCATGCGGCAATTATGGCGAATGAAATTAAAGCAAAAGCCATTTCTACCTTAACAAACAGTGGTTATACTGCTTTTCAGATTTCGGCTTGGCGACCAAGTGCCCATATTTTGGTTTTTACATCAAACAAAAGAATTTTAACCCAATTGAATTTGCTTTGGGGTGTTCGTTCTTTTTATTATGATAAGTTTGCCAGTACAGATGACACCGTGGAAGATGTAAACAAATTAGCTAAAGAGAAAGGTTTTGTAGAAAAAGGTGATATGGTTATCAACTTAGCTGCCATGCCAATTGCTGAAAAAGGAATGGTAAATACGTTGAGGGTTTCAGATATTTCGTAA
- a CDS encoding PAS domain-containing protein: MLEFKEYDNGFFQNESKLETKKMPLTTWDLYGDFLNQLNKIISDQNQLQLLAAFNSWKTDFNLNKSIDIDTVVVVTCPNLKIVFSTKNMVRMNGYHPEEVIGKSPKMFQGEATCLQTSKEISLAVKNQQPFDKIITNYCKNGSTYQCHIKGFPVFNKSGELTNFIAFEKAA; the protein is encoded by the coding sequence ATGCTTGAATTTAAAGAATACGACAATGGTTTTTTCCAAAACGAATCAAAGTTGGAAACTAAAAAAATGCCACTAACTACGTGGGATTTGTATGGTGATTTTTTAAATCAACTAAACAAAATTATATCAGATCAAAATCAGTTACAGCTTTTGGCCGCTTTTAATAGTTGGAAAACAGATTTTAATTTGAATAAATCGATAGATATTGATACTGTTGTTGTAGTTACTTGTCCAAATCTGAAAATTGTTTTCTCCACCAAAAATATGGTTCGAATGAACGGCTATCATCCGGAAGAAGTTATAGGAAAGTCTCCAAAAATGTTTCAAGGTGAAGCAACTTGTCTGCAAACATCTAAAGAAATAAGTTTGGCAGTAAAAAATCAACAACCGTTCGACAAAATTATAACGAATTATTGTAAAAATGGTTCAACTTACCAATGCCACATCAAAGGTTTTCCGGTTTTTAATAAATCAGGCGAACTAACAAATTTCATAGCGTTTGAAAAAGCAGCATAA
- the hemE gene encoding uroporphyrinogen decarboxylase has product MIKNDLFLRALNNETVERPPVWMMRQAGRYLPEFRALRDKYDFFTRCETPELAAEITVQPIRIVKPDAAILFSDILVVPRAMGIHVELKDNLGPIIPNPIRSMDDVNKTFVPDVHETLGYVFDAIRLTKEMLNDEVPLIGFAGSPWTIFCYAVEGKGSKSFDTAKGFCFSNPIAAHTLLQKITDTTILYLKEKVKAGCNAIQIFDSWGGMLSPVDYQEFSWQYINQIVEALAPHTKVIVFGKGCWFALNDMAKSKASALGVDWTCSARNARYLSGGKITLQGNFDPSRLLSPIPTIKKMVHQMIDEFGKDSYIVNLGHGILPTIPVDHAKAFVEAVKEYNQ; this is encoded by the coding sequence ATGATAAAAAACGATCTTTTTCTAAGAGCCTTAAATAATGAAACCGTTGAACGTCCACCTGTTTGGATGATGCGTCAAGCCGGAAGATATTTGCCTGAATTCAGAGCTTTACGTGACAAATATGATTTTTTCACTCGTTGCGAAACCCCTGAATTAGCTGCGGAAATTACCGTTCAACCCATCCGAATTGTAAAACCCGATGCGGCTATTTTGTTTTCAGATATTTTGGTTGTTCCACGAGCGATGGGAATTCACGTGGAATTAAAAGACAATTTAGGGCCAATTATTCCGAACCCAATTCGTTCGATGGATGATGTGAATAAGACTTTTGTTCCGGATGTTCACGAAACATTAGGTTATGTTTTTGATGCCATCAGATTAACCAAAGAAATGTTGAATGATGAGGTACCATTGATTGGTTTTGCCGGCTCACCTTGGACAATTTTTTGTTATGCCGTGGAAGGAAAAGGTTCAAAAAGTTTTGATACTGCAAAGGGATTTTGTTTTTCAAACCCAATAGCTGCTCACACATTATTACAAAAAATAACCGATACGACTATTTTATATTTAAAAGAAAAAGTAAAAGCGGGTTGTAATGCAATTCAGATTTTTGATTCTTGGGGAGGAATGCTTTCTCCGGTGGATTATCAGGAATTTTCGTGGCAATACATCAACCAAATTGTTGAAGCGTTGGCTCCACACACCAAAGTAATTGTTTTTGGAAAAGGATGCTGGTTTGCTTTGAACGATATGGCTAAATCAAAAGCTTCAGCTTTGGGTGTAGATTGGACTTGTTCAGCAAGAAATGCTCGTTATTTATCCGGTGGAAAAATCACGTTACAAGGAAATTTTGATCCGTCACGTTTATTATCACCCATTCCAACTATCAAAAAAATGGTACATCAAATGATCGATGAATTTGGGAAAGACAGTTATATCGTAAATCTTGGTCATGGAATTTTACCAACTATTCCTGTTGATCACGCGAAGGCTTTTGTGGAAGCGGTGAAGGAGTATAATCAGTAG
- a CDS encoding uroporphyrinogen-III synthase, giving the protein MEKSIRILSTKKLQPNQKQFLLNADFRLIEADFIQIEFQSFQLNSSFDYLIFTSQNAVLSVIKNENHIILKDKICFCVGIKTKQLLKENGFKVENAFDYADELVDYLLKNHSDKKFTFFSGNLRRDTIPAAFQKNNIIFEEIEVYKTILTPHKTDNQIDGILFFSPSAVQSYLKENSISNEICFCIGTTTAAEIEKSTKNIVIANRPTVENVIIQSINYFKES; this is encoded by the coding sequence TTGGAAAAATCAATCAGAATACTATCAACTAAAAAACTTCAACCCAACCAAAAACAGTTTTTACTTAATGCTGATTTTCGTTTGATTGAAGCTGATTTTATTCAAATTGAATTTCAATCTTTTCAATTGAATTCATCTTTTGATTATTTAATTTTCACCAGTCAAAATGCCGTTTTAAGTGTCATAAAAAATGAAAATCATATCATTTTGAAAGATAAAATTTGTTTTTGTGTCGGAATAAAAACAAAGCAACTTTTGAAAGAAAACGGATTTAAAGTTGAAAATGCATTTGATTATGCCGATGAGCTGGTTGATTATTTATTGAAGAATCATTCTGATAAAAAATTCACGTTTTTCTCCGGAAATTTGAGAAGAGATACGATTCCAGCCGCTTTTCAAAAAAATAATATCATTTTTGAAGAAATTGAAGTCTATAAAACCATTTTAACGCCACACAAAACTGATAATCAAATCGATGGAATTTTGTTTTTTAGTCCGTCCGCTGTTCAGAGTTATTTAAAAGAAAATTCTATTTCTAATGAAATTTGTTTTTGCATCGGGACAACAACAGCCGCAGAAATTGAAAAAAGCACAAAAAATATAGTGATTGCAAACCGACCGACGGTTGAAAACGTAATCATACAAAGTATAAATTATTTCAAAGAATCCTAA
- a CDS encoding potassium channel family protein has translation MKIIIFGLGNFGMSLALSLTETGNEVIGVDKQMDKVNLIKDKISHAICMDSTNELAYEALPLKDADKVVVGIGENEGAAIITTAIIKKLSNVKIISRALSPIHDTVLEAMGIYSIIHPEQESADRLTKQINFKTTLENYQLDNNYTISEVKSKPEFHGKTLYELNTIDKYHLNLVTIIRKKEKTNLIGKKSIVKETIGLPTPETVIYQDDILVVFGENKNISVYCEGQD, from the coding sequence ATGAAAATCATCATTTTTGGATTAGGAAATTTCGGAATGTCCTTAGCATTAAGCCTCACAGAAACTGGAAATGAAGTGATTGGGGTGGATAAGCAAATGGATAAAGTCAACTTGATTAAAGACAAAATTTCACACGCAATTTGTATGGATTCTACGAATGAATTAGCGTACGAAGCCTTGCCATTAAAGGATGCCGATAAAGTTGTGGTTGGTATTGGAGAGAATGAGGGTGCTGCCATTATTACGACGGCCATTATCAAAAAATTATCGAATGTAAAAATCATCAGTCGAGCATTATCGCCGATTCACGATACGGTTTTGGAAGCGATGGGAATTTACAGTATCATTCATCCGGAACAAGAAAGTGCCGATCGTTTAACGAAGCAAATCAACTTCAAAACGACGTTAGAAAACTATCAATTAGATAACAATTATACCATTTCCGAAGTAAAATCGAAACCGGAATTTCACGGAAAAACATTGTACGAATTAAATACAATCGATAAATACCATTTGAATTTAGTTACAATTATCCGTAAAAAAGAAAAAACGAATTTAATCGGAAAAAAATCAATCGTAAAAGAAACCATTGGTTTGCCAACACCTGAAACCGTGATTTATCAAGATGATATTTTAGTGGTTTTTGGTGAAAATAAAAATATTTCAGTTTACTGTGAAGGACAAGATTAA
- a CDS encoding TrkH family potassium uptake protein — protein sequence MHKDSILKIIYRFFDLIVLTYIVFDFGYSIHEEYHTPKFIGLVLITIALLVFNIFKYFYYKTSGRKKVALVNSLIIGALLVVALIFSIININLHYLEVFKKIRPILEAGLIFYFIIRLMILVRYIYEVYYNPAIVFVGSFFAIIIIGSFLLMLPNATTNGISFTDALFTSTSAVCVTGLIVLDTATDFTTVGQTIIISLIQIGGLGILTFTSFFAFFFRGSSSFKEGLNVRDFIAQDTLKDVLKTALNVVIFTISVELVGALFIYSSIIDNPAIEDKVFFSIFHAISAFCNAGFSTLSAGLSESYLQFNYYMQWVVIVMVVFGGLGYNIIFNFYQYIKIFVLELFDRKRIHKHLSVMTLNSKIVLYTTGALLVGGFVFLWISEYNNTMNYHQTLFGKITSTAFNAVTPRTAGFNTLDLTEFTVPTLLFIIFLMWIGASPASTGGGIKTSTFALATLNIFAIARGKTRIQLLGRRISSESTSRAFAILCISLIVIGFAILSLLILEPKGTDLLSVVFECFSAYSTVGLSLNFTPTLTEPSKYVLIGTMFIGRIGMLNLMIGLLRQINHQFYEYPKENILIN from the coding sequence ATGCACAAAGATTCAATACTCAAGATAATCTACCGCTTTTTTGATCTCATTGTATTGACCTACATCGTATTTGATTTTGGTTATAGCATTCACGAAGAATACCATACGCCAAAATTCATCGGTTTAGTATTAATCACTATTGCTTTGTTAGTGTTTAATATTTTCAAATATTTTTATTATAAAACGTCCGGACGGAAAAAAGTAGCGTTAGTTAATTCCTTGATAATAGGGGCTTTATTGGTAGTCGCACTCATTTTCTCCATAATCAATATCAATCTTCATTACTTAGAAGTTTTCAAGAAAATCAGACCCATTTTAGAAGCTGGTTTGATCTTTTATTTCATTATTCGATTAATGATTTTGGTGCGATATATCTATGAAGTGTATTATAATCCGGCCATTGTTTTTGTGGGAAGTTTTTTTGCCATCATCATCATTGGATCATTTTTGTTGATGCTTCCCAACGCCACAACAAATGGAATTTCGTTTACCGATGCACTTTTTACATCCACCAGTGCCGTTTGTGTTACCGGTTTAATCGTTTTAGATACAGCAACAGATTTTACCACCGTTGGACAAACAATTATCATTAGTTTAATTCAAATTGGTGGATTGGGAATTTTGACGTTTACTTCCTTTTTTGCCTTTTTCTTTCGAGGGAGTTCTTCGTTTAAAGAAGGTTTGAATGTGAGGGACTTTATTGCTCAAGATACTTTAAAAGATGTTTTAAAAACTGCCTTGAATGTGGTGATTTTTACCATTAGCGTAGAATTAGTAGGTGCATTATTTATTTATTCTTCTATTATTGATAATCCTGCGATTGAAGACAAGGTTTTCTTTTCGATTTTTCACGCTATTTCTGCTTTTTGTAATGCCGGATTTTCAACATTATCAGCCGGATTGAGCGAAAGTTACCTTCAATTTAATTATTATATGCAGTGGGTCGTAATTGTTATGGTTGTTTTTGGAGGATTGGGTTACAACATCATTTTTAATTTTTATCAATACATTAAAATCTTTGTTTTAGAACTTTTTGACAGAAAAAGAATTCATAAACATTTGAGTGTGATGACATTAAACTCAAAAATCGTTCTTTATACAACCGGAGCTTTATTGGTTGGTGGATTTGTTTTCTTATGGATTTCGGAATACAATAACACGATGAATTATCATCAAACGTTATTCGGGAAAATCACATCAACTGCGTTTAATGCTGTGACACCGAGAACCGCCGGTTTTAATACATTAGATTTAACAGAATTCACCGTTCCAACCTTATTATTCATTATCTTTTTAATGTGGATTGGAGCTTCACCGGCATCAACCGGAGGTGGGATAAAAACGAGTACCTTTGCATTAGCTACATTGAACATTTTTGCAATTGCCAGAGGAAAAACAAGAATTCAGCTGTTAGGAAGAAGAATTTCGAGTGAATCAACTTCAAGAGCTTTTGCCATTTTATGTATTTCATTAATTGTAATTGGATTTGCCATTTTATCGTTGTTGATTTTAGAACCAAAAGGAACGGACTTACTTTCAGTTGTTTTTGAATGTTTTTCGGCTTACAGTACGGTTGGTTTGTCTTTGAATTTTACACCAACGTTAACCGAACCAAGCAAATATGTTCTCATTGGAACTATGTTCATCGGAAGAATCGGGATGCTCAACTTAATGATTGGATTGCTTCGTCAAATCAATCATCAGTTTTATGAATATCCCAAAGAAAATATTTTAATTAACTAA
- the hemC gene encoding hydroxymethylbilane synthase produces the protein MNDNSESSIPSSEDRRLIRIGTRDSELALWQAHTVEKKLNDLGYQTEIISVKSTGDIILDKPLYELGITGIFTKTLDIAMLKGEVDIAVHSMKDVPTALPKGIVQAAVLERASTLDILVHKGDLSFLDNSGTIASGSLRRKAQWLNKYPSHQVEDLRGNVNTRMQKLKDNNWNGAVFAAAGLERINLKPETFINLDWMIPAPAQGAMVVVAMENDTFSQEALAHLNHKASEICTFVERQFLKTLEGGCTAPIGALAEINDDLMTLKGVLFSLDGKVKLEIEKTINTTLYQNFGELCATEILENGGSELMRSIKKALEKKH, from the coding sequence ATGAACGATAATTCAGAGTCATCTATTCCTTCTTCGGAGGACAGGAGGCTTATCCGCATTGGAACTCGCGACAGTGAACTCGCACTTTGGCAAGCTCATACGGTAGAAAAAAAATTAAATGATTTGGGTTATCAAACTGAAATTATTTCTGTAAAATCGACTGGCGACATTATTCTTGACAAACCACTTTACGAACTCGGAATCACCGGAATTTTCACGAAAACACTTGATATTGCTATGCTGAAAGGCGAAGTGGATATTGCAGTTCACTCGATGAAAGATGTTCCAACGGCTTTGCCAAAAGGAATTGTACAGGCTGCGGTTTTGGAACGAGCTTCAACTTTAGATATTTTGGTTCATAAAGGAGATTTATCTTTTTTAGATAATTCGGGTACAATTGCTTCCGGAAGTTTACGAAGAAAAGCACAATGGTTGAATAAATATCCGTCTCACCAAGTAGAAGATTTACGCGGAAACGTAAATACCCGAATGCAAAAATTGAAAGATAATAATTGGAATGGAGCTGTTTTTGCTGCCGCCGGTTTAGAACGAATCAATTTGAAACCCGAAACATTCATCAACCTGGATTGGATGATTCCTGCTCCCGCACAAGGTGCAATGGTAGTAGTTGCGATGGAAAATGATACTTTTTCTCAGGAAGCATTGGCTCATTTAAATCATAAAGCATCGGAAATCTGCACGTTTGTAGAAAGACAATTTCTTAAAACACTAGAAGGTGGTTGCACAGCACCAATCGGAGCATTAGCAGAAATCAACGACGATTTAATGACTTTAAAAGGCGTTCTCTTTTCATTAGACGGAAAAGTTAAACTGGAAATAGAAAAAACGATAAATACAACTTTATATCAAAATTTTGGCGAACTTTGTGCTACTGAAATTTTAGAAAACGGTGGTTCAGAACTAATGCGTTCGATAAAAAAAGCATTAGAAAAGAAACACTAA
- the hemA gene encoding glutamyl-tRNA reductase produces the protein MENLNLSKHQTFYAVGLSYKKADAETRGKFSLDAKAKTNILLQAKLEGIDSMIVTSTCNRTEIYGFAQHPFQLIKLMCDNSIGTVEDFQNVAYVYKNQEAISHMFRVGTGLDSQILGDFEIISQIKNSFVESKTFGLANSFLERLINAVIQASKRIKNETEISSGATSVAFASVQYIINNVDGISQKNILLFGTGKIGRNTCENLVKHTKNDHIVLINRTKDKAEKIAGKFNLIVKDYTELQLEIQKADVLIVATGAQNPTIDKDILNLKKPLLILDLSIPKNVNENVKTLDNVSLVHMDYLSQLTDDTLEKRKLHIPAAEAIIDEVKLEFISWMKARKFAPTIHALKEKLNSIKDGELDFQRKKIANFDHDQAEIISNRIIQKITTHFANHLKDDNTMVDESIEWIEKIFQISPIVSEGEALQKVTYNER, from the coding sequence ATGGAAAATTTAAACTTGTCGAAACATCAAACCTTTTATGCGGTTGGATTGAGTTACAAAAAAGCAGATGCTGAGACACGAGGAAAGTTCAGTTTAGACGCGAAAGCAAAAACGAATATTTTGCTTCAGGCGAAATTGGAAGGAATAGATAGTATGATTGTTACATCAACGTGTAACCGAACTGAAATATATGGTTTTGCACAACATCCATTTCAATTAATTAAGTTGATGTGTGATAACAGTATTGGTACTGTTGAAGATTTTCAGAATGTAGCCTACGTTTATAAAAACCAAGAAGCCATTTCGCATATGTTCCGTGTTGGAACCGGTTTAGACAGTCAGATTTTGGGTGATTTTGAAATTATCAGTCAAATAAAAAATAGTTTTGTTGAAAGTAAAACGTTCGGATTAGCCAATTCATTTTTAGAACGATTGATTAATGCCGTAATTCAAGCAAGTAAACGCATCAAAAATGAAACGGAAATTAGTTCAGGAGCTACTTCGGTTGCTTTTGCTTCGGTTCAATATATTATTAATAATGTAGACGGAATTTCTCAAAAAAACATTCTTCTTTTCGGAACCGGAAAAATTGGTCGAAATACCTGTGAAAATTTAGTAAAACACACCAAAAATGATCATATTGTTCTAATCAACAGAACAAAAGATAAAGCAGAAAAAATTGCCGGAAAATTCAATTTAATTGTAAAAGATTATACCGAATTACAACTTGAAATTCAAAAAGCCGATGTGCTAATTGTTGCTACCGGAGCACAAAATCCTACCATCGATAAAGACATTTTAAATCTAAAAAAACCACTTTTAATTTTAGATTTATCCATTCCGAAAAACGTAAACGAAAATGTGAAAACATTGGATAACGTTTCATTGGTTCATATGGATTATTTATCGCAATTAACAGACGATACATTAGAAAAAAGAAAACTACATATTCCGGCTGCAGAAGCCATTATTGATGAGGTGAAATTGGAATTTATTTCGTGGATGAAAGCCAGAAAATTTGCTCCAACAATTCACGCGTTAAAAGAAAAATTGAATTCGATTAAAGACGGAGAATTGGATTTTCAACGTAAAAAAATAGCTAATTTTGATCACGATCAAGCTGAAATTATCAGTAATCGAATCATTCAAAAAATCACAACCCATTTTGCTAATCATTTAAAAGATGATAATACGATGGTGGATGAAAGCATCGAATGGATTGAGAAAATCTTTCAAATAAGTCCCATTGTTTCCGAAGGAGAAGCACTTCAAAAAGTAACCTATAATGAACGATAA
- a CDS encoding AraC family transcriptional regulator: protein MGSQEEIKIEDDFILIRFQNDTDEVVRFERQVSTGLIQFHFGLKGKAKFIFNQGNYALEMKEEKSLLLYNPQKELPVHLEIAPQSWMISVLVSIKKFHTLFSTEAEYIPFLSDDNREKKYYAEENISPSMAIVLNQIFHYNLNASIKNLYYKGKGYELLSLYFNRNEDPNADHCPFLIDEENVLKIKKAKEIVIANMAEPPGLQELADQVGLNLKKLKMGFKQIYGDSVYSFLFDYKMEYARKLLDSGTYNVNEVGVQIGYSTASHFIAAFKKKFGTTPKKYLMSLSS from the coding sequence ATGGGTTCTCAAGAAGAAATAAAAATTGAAGATGACTTTATTTTAATCCGTTTTCAAAACGACACTGATGAGGTGGTTCGCTTTGAAAGACAGGTATCTACGGGTTTAATTCAGTTTCATTTTGGATTAAAAGGAAAAGCAAAATTTATCTTTAATCAGGGCAATTATGCATTAGAAATGAAGGAAGAAAAATCTCTTTTGCTCTATAATCCGCAAAAAGAGTTACCGGTTCATTTGGAAATTGCACCCCAATCTTGGATGATTTCGGTGTTGGTTTCGATTAAGAAATTTCACACTTTGTTTTCTACGGAAGCAGAATATATTCCGTTTTTAAGTGATGATAATCGGGAGAAAAAATATTATGCCGAGGAAAATATAAGTCCGTCAATGGCCATCGTGCTCAATCAGATTTTTCATTATAACCTCAATGCTTCTATAAAAAATCTTTATTATAAAGGTAAAGGTTATGAACTGCTTAGTTTGTACTTTAACCGCAACGAAGATCCGAATGCAGACCATTGTCCGTTTTTGATTGACGAAGAAAATGTATTGAAAATTAAAAAAGCCAAAGAAATTGTCATTGCCAATATGGCTGAGCCACCGGGTTTACAAGAATTAGCCGATCAAGTGGGCTTGAATTTGAAGAAACTAAAAATGGGTTTCAAACAAATTTATGGCGATAGTGTGTACAGTTTTTTGTTTGATTATAAAATGGAATACGCCCGAAAATTGTTAGACAGCGGAACATACAATGTAAATGAAGTAGGTGTGCAAATTGGTTATAGCACAGCATCGCATTTTATTGCTGCGTTTAAAAAGAAATTCGGAACGACTCCGAAGAAATATTTAATGTCATTGTCGAGTTAA